A region from the Deinococcus seoulensis genome encodes:
- the rsmG gene encoding 16S rRNA (guanine(527)-N(7))-methyltransferase RsmG: MTPEGEALLRQGAAELGLNVDTQVPAFAALLDLLVAANTRVNLTALKTEPDIVLKHFVDSLSCLRGGHLDGAERVIDLGTGAGFPALPLAIMAPDTTFTPLDSIRKKIDFVRAAAASLGLTNVTAQVGRAETLGRDPDHREGYDRVVCRAVAALPILAELGLPLLKPGGRLVAQKGPISEAELQAGRQAAAEVGGRVTVVDAFTLPVLGDARTLVVIEKTGPTPAKYPRREGVPNQQPLFWSAR, encoded by the coding sequence ATGACCCCCGAAGGCGAGGCGCTGCTGCGCCAGGGTGCCGCCGAACTGGGCCTGAACGTGGACACCCAGGTCCCGGCCTTCGCCGCGCTGCTGGACCTGCTGGTCGCGGCGAACACCCGCGTGAACCTGACGGCCCTGAAGACCGAACCGGACATCGTCCTGAAGCACTTCGTGGATTCCCTCAGCTGCCTGCGCGGCGGTCACCTCGACGGGGCCGAGAGGGTCATCGACCTGGGGACCGGCGCGGGCTTCCCGGCGCTGCCGCTGGCGATCATGGCGCCGGACACGACCTTCACGCCGCTGGACTCCATCCGCAAGAAGATCGACTTCGTGCGTGCTGCCGCCGCCTCGCTGGGCCTGACCAACGTGACGGCGCAGGTGGGCCGCGCCGAGACCCTGGGCCGCGACCCCGACCACCGCGAGGGCTACGACCGCGTGGTGTGCCGCGCCGTGGCGGCCCTGCCCATCCTGGCCGAACTGGGCCTGCCTCTGCTGAAGCCAGGCGGGCGACTGGTCGCGCAGAAAGGCCCGATCAGCGAGGCCGAGTTGCAGGCCGGTCGGCAGGCCGCCGCCGAAGTGGGTGGCCGCGTGACGGTCGTGGACGCCTTCACGTTGCCCGTGCTGGGCGACGCCCGCACCCTGGTCGTCATCGAGAAGACCGGCCCCACGCCCGCGAAGTACCCCAGGCGTGAAGGTGTGCCCAACCAGCAACCGCTATTCTGGTCGGCACGGTGA